The genomic window ttatttcagtttgtGTAGCTCCTGATCTTAATTCCAAcaccttaaatataaaataataggaatggtttattataatttgtataaatatatttgtacataattttaactttaaagcaAGCAGCTTATCAATAGAatacagatttttaaaataataattttgcatCATTTGCTTGAAACTTGTATGACTTATTAAGATAACtgacaaaaatctaaaaatatataaagtaaaaaatatacaaatgcataaaaatctatactcataaattattaaattgtaaaattatgtaaaaattttaattttataaattcattcaattttagtttacataaattttgttttaatttgtttttcatattaatattatttacctatagtttattatgcatttttagtttttgaagtaatatcaaattttgttATCTCACCTTAAAAGCATTTTGTTCACCCGAAGGATCAGATAATGTAACTATTTGCCGCCATGTTTCCATCCACCCGTGTTCTTGTGCAAATTGCCATACATCAATAAATGATTGTTTTACGTCTAACCACCAGGGTGAACTGAAAAAATGACCTAACGCCTCATGAAATGGTACTTCATCTCCTTCTTCATCAGTTACTTTGGcattgaaatacaaataactaCTCCATAAAGCCATGTATAATAAACAGCACATACTGATTACAATAATTCTCCTGCAAATTGAATTACATAAGtaaacattgaataaaaaaagggattcacataattttaaaaacaaataagcaaatatgttattttaaaaaaatattaaatacaccaGTATGATTTAGGTACaccttatttaattttaatttttttttttcattattcttataatctataagtattattttttataaatacttactttAAAGTACCTGGAGTCTTTTGGTTTTTTGGTCTCCACCGTTTTTCCAAGTGATCAAATGACCATGCTGCCGATAATATCATTATGGCAAATGATGTAGATTCATCAATATCATAGCcccatttatcaaaaataaatgatttcaaTGGATTACCAACCATAGGTACCAAATATGCACATATTAAAGGCCATTTAAGAGATCCTGTTTCATGACCAATATTTCCCACAGCCCATACTCCTAAAATtcgttaataacaataagttaGTACTtagtagatattaaattaattttaagtaataatttaaaaactaaaatgcaGAGTCTATTGGGAAATTTTCTTGATTTgtggattaataaaaaaaactacattttaatataatatgttaatatgtacTCTTATGAGTTACAACATGAAACGACTAATGATTTGAAGTGGTAAgctcattatatttttgtttttattgatgtaGGAAATACCTTCTATCtagattattgatttttttactaagtaattattaactatacattttatttaattcataaacaatAGATGTAAGGcaaaatacaatacttatttaatctcaccaaagttaaatattattgaaataaatttcaatattacaaGATTTAAGAGtactacaacaataatacctaatatagagTCTTTGctgtatagttttaaatgtactaatgtattaattaaatattataatttataatgcatgtactaatgtttaatgtatataatttaaagaaaaaataatttttaaagtagtttCCATAATAGCAttactatttacaatattaattactcaCCTAAAGCTGCTGCTAGAGGAGTAAATATATGTAACCATTGCCAGCTAAGTCCTCCAACATTATCTTCAGGTATTGCTAAGGATACAACGGTACTAAAAAGATAAGCCACTACTACCATTCCAGTGAATCGAACCGTAGAAAACGGTGgctgaaatataattaaaaatgtcagtCATTAGTTtaaactcataataataaatttaaattaaccaagtacctacctacatacttaaaactaaataataattcaattagattattattgaaactagatactaataattatattcttataagtttgaattaattattatttatttatgcagTTGATCTCTaagttagtaataaataataatatatgattaagaGGTTTTTACCTAACATTCTAACGTGTCATAcaatcgaaaataaaatataatattataatatttatactcagAGATGGTCTGGCCAACCGGAATACCGGTAGGTTTCCAGTGGCCTgacatattgaaatttatcatTGGCCTGACGactgtattacattatttcttaaaataattaggtagtttttaatttctttaaactaaaaaatatatattaatgttttatatattatctcgGCCTGAATTTTTATCTTAGGTATAGATAATACATTAACCTATATActagtaattagtatattatgtactagtatatattattatataggtagtaaatatTCAAGCATGTTGTAGATTTGTtaggatattataattattaccctTAGTTAGTcgtaaataattcttaattatcgttttattgaataaatattttacccaaattataatataatctgtaaATTACTAAGAATAGTGATGAATTCTTAGTTCAAAATCTATCTCAAGTCATAATCAATCCAACCAAGCatacgatttaatttttagattctaatgaaaacaatattgtgattataataaatatattattaaacatttttccaaCGATTTTAGAATCATCATTtaggaaatagaaaaaaaataataataaatattaaataatattatgtttgttatttttttttaaataaaaaaaaaattggtaccTCACTTCCGTTGATAAGCCCCATTAAGTCAAGGGCCACGTGGGTAGCCCTCCCTTTACATACTGTATAGCTAGGACCAGTCGACTGTTCGCCCACAATCCGTCCTACGGATCGCGGGTACGTTCCCGTCGGAACGTGGTCCCATTCATCTCCGTGAAGTACGAACGAATGGGGCGGAATCGATCAGCGGTTAAGCCGGTTGCACTTTCTGCAGAAGGTCCGGGGACTTTCCTCAGGTCGAATTGTGGACAATCGATAACCGCTTGGTTATCGCGCCAAGAGTGTAGACCCGATGGTAAGGTAATGGAGGTGAGGTGAAGAGGTTGGGTTTGTTCGTACTTATATACTATTCGATCTTGTCTCAACCGTAACAAGTGAGAGCGGAGCACTTTGGAGAGAACAAAATTACATACCGCTATCTAGCGACAATATTAAACATCACTAGTTTATTGGACTTATGCGAGATATCGCTAacgtattgatatattattcgttaatgttattatttttttaatgtcccACCACCGCCGAATCGGGTACCGTTGTtcttgtataatgttatacaaaatGAACAACttgagaaatattatttcaaaactggtttacaaaaaaaaaaaaaaaccgttaataaattaatggtttAATGTACGTTTACGGTGATCTGTAATGAACTGTATTTTCGATAAACCTTAATAAAgtgttaacaataaataattatcactgTATCGCGTGTATtccgaaataatattttcatttttaatatcatataattcataaacataGTACCTACATGTATCATTAGAATTATCAGTCTATAACACTATAATCAAAATGTAGCGACACAaccaaaaattgaatataatatttaacttagtgGTGACATAATGTGTATCGTGTTTATAGTAGATACACAACCAATTTTACAAACGCATTTAACATCGTTAAACCAatcagaaaaatgtattttacgcTGCGCGATGAGTTAAGTACCCTTCTTAAcagcaatgtataatatatagtttttaagaaataaaggTGATTAACCTGCATGTGTTTttgtagtaggtaggtattctcAAGGTTAAATTCCGAACATGTCTGATGTTCAAGTGCCGGACTCTAGCTGCAGAAGGGGACggttaacaaatataatttttcgaatataatttttattagcgaaaagaatattatatatttttataaaagttggtGAACTAGATAATAATTCAAGACTAGAGTCTATTTTCTCTAACAAAGCGAAATTTAGGTATCGTTATATGTGTATTTAGTGATACCCTTTTGCCTTTATAGTTGTTTACAAAGCAGTAAAAAAGATGGTTAACAGCAAGGTATATATTAGGACATTAGGTAGGATATTTTAGAatgctaatataatttataaaactatgacACGTAATAAAGTGTAtagtgaattttattttaccaaataataaataaaattaaaaaacatatatagctatataatagataatcatTTGCGTAGGTTTTatacaagttaaatattatttatattttatttaccctattaggtacctattatcagtggcgtatttacaataatttcatgaggggtttcaaattttaaaaaccccATTtaggtaaaacaaattacaattaagaGACTCCACACCAAAATAACCCAATTAACCTGTCTTAGATAGTTATATAGACAATTTATGTCTATCTACatcgttaaattattagaaaccccgtaataaaatatttatttaacataggtaaagtaactttttttttgttctggaAGGGGGTTTGAACCCGAAAACCCCCCGTAAATACGCCACAgcctactattataatttataacgtataagttaaaaaaagtaatcgtttgaattgttataaacactataaattctgtttttactttttaccataGACCTCATACTAGTACAAGGTCTATAGTTTTCACATCATATAGTTTGATATGAGTATTTTCAGTCtttcacataattattttgcttatcattacattatttgtattttatgtattaaatatttagatgtagaagatacctactacctacatattatgtaggagAGTATTAGAAAtacgttatattaatatattataattatactaagtcatcgatatacataatatacataaatatatacatatattataatgtatatgataagaaattataataaaatattgttgaatctTAACTTTTCAGAAAATAAAGATAGAAATTATAGAACTAAACAACATAACATAGACGGCAATAGCTAATAATGGAAAGTTAGAATTGTAAAtagaataaacttaaattcattttaaaaacaggtagcttatttattatattatgttatcttaTTTGTGTTCAGGTAAGtttgttgaatataataagattgataaatgataattgcaGGATGTATAGAATTCATATTCGAATTACCGGaccgtaaaaaataataactttaaccACGTCATATAAAACAACCACgcatttaagtaaataatgtatataaacgaCCACGACCATATGTGTTATACGTGTCTTAGTTGCATGATTGTCGATCGTTTTTGGTTATTCTGACCCAATAAGACGATAAaggtatttgtattatgtaccttgtagacctatatataaaaaacatcaatttGTATCATATGAGCCgctttaaatgtttgtaattttttatctgaatTCTTAGaataatatcgaaaaaataataacgataaaaacaacatatttaaGTTTCAATATAACTAACAAACgaggtaaaatgtaaataatgttacCGGTTGTAAATTAATCGCTTCGGCGAGTACCTACACATTATAGATGTCGGTGAAATACGGATCGTGTTCTATTTCTATCGTCTGACACTTTTTTCAAACCAACCGAGACGTTTCCGGCTGCTTCCGTGTCACATCGTACACGCAATGTATAAGCATTAAGcagttatttataagtatgccAACGTATACGTTAAGAAAAACATATAGCCATATAGCCACAGCCCACATAGGTATCTACTAATCCCGtacataaatgataattatttataattaattgtattaatttttctaatgacGGGATGATTCAATGATATCATTGcgacacaatatttaaatacacgttgtatacgtatacttgtatattatgctTGGTCCATAATttactgaaaatttaaaacattcatgTTGTATGTGGGTGGCCCACATCACGTGAAAAAAggctaacataatattatgtatgcctGTTAATCGGGGTGTATTTAGGATTATTAAGCCCTCTTATTAGTCTAAGGACTcgcgtataattattaataacattattacaagTTCTTTGGGCTTGGTGTTAAGTGTGGCGATTGCCTCTAGGCATACAGCCCTTATAGTCTGTATATAAATCCGCCCTGCTGCCAATTAGGTACTGACATATTCCAAAAGtgcaaacataaaaaaattagaaataagaCATATGGATGGAGCCATAGTCCGACATTTGAAGCAAATATAAGCGACGAGTCTCTTGTTGGGATTTGCCATCAACAACGAAtgtgtatatactgtatatatttatattttttgatattttttctaataactaCATTCTCTCTgggaatttttcattttaataccgcgtttttatttattataaaatgaatgacGAGTAATGAGTATATTTGCGTATGCGGAGCTTGCAAAGAATCAAAAGACTCGTCTCTAATATTATCTGCTTCAAATTGTTTACATAGGCGAGATGCCGAGATATAGGCTATGACCACATCCATCGTATAGGTATGGTTTAAGTTACAttcctattattataagtgtcACTGTtccataataatgatatttacacGGAAATATTCCACCatttatagactataataatgatctgGTGAGGGGAAgataacatcaaaatataatattatgttgtaaaattattttttacgttcttatatgaaatataaaatatgtataaactgcTCTCTAAACAATTCGCGATCCACGCAATCCACAgagaaatactataataatatacacgccgagaaaaatgttaaaaacttaaaaatcctAAACGAGCACTCACCTTTTCGTGCACGCGAACCATGTAGTCGACTTTTTTCATGTATTTCTCGTCCTTGTTGGCGTCGGCCACGTACTCGCCGATGTAGAACAGATCCCTGAGCCAACCAAATCCGAAATATCCGCCGAACGTGCACCACCAAAGCACGCCCTGCAGGTCTCTGCCCAAGTAGAAATGGTGCAGACCGCACACGCCGCCGATCAGCCACAACAGATACGTAAGCGTTTTACTCTTATTGTTACTGTTATTGGTCTTACTGGTGCCGTGACTCCGATTGTTGCCGCCGACGCCGGAGACACCTTTGCTCATAATTCCCGGTAGTCCGAACATACGTGCGTATTTACgacgaaatatttattgaaattaaaaatatatttgacattAATAACGTATGTCGCAATGAGATGAGTGTACCTACGGCATACACTGCGACACGAATACGAGTGAAATGTCAGTGCCGGGCACGATACGCTAACGCGTTACCGATTCGTAATCGTTACTGTCgtgtgtacaaaaataataataataataacacagtaCTGCGATCGCCGAGCCCCCCCAGTACACGTATGCGCTAGGCGTTCTAGGCGTCTGGTGGTGCCGAACAAGTGGCACGGGTAACGGGATTCCCGGATGTAGGCCACACAGTTCAACCAGCTCTCCGGCGAACGAATAGCGTTCACGACGATGACGTCACAGACAGCGCAGGCGCTCGCGAAGCGTTCAATGCCGAACTGGTTGTCGTGGGCCGTCGCGGAGATCGCAGTACGCCAGTATGCCtacttaccaaaaaaaaaaaaagtagtccCTATAGTCTATTCTACCTACTACCTGTTGTACATTTACTACTATTcaaaataagtacatattatacaatcacagaatataataataatatacgattgtaatattgtatacttatgtatatgtatcaaCTTATTGTGCCTAACCACTTACGTAGGGTACCTATCGTCATGTTTGTACTTATACGAGTTAACGACCTGCAGTGACCACTATTTAGGAAATCtccaatattaataactgtataatatgataatatacgaattacgataaaatattaaacatagttgttttataattaaaatccaactataatttttagaataattcgAGAATCTCGATGATTCTATAGTACCTACGTGTTTGAACGATAGTGCAATAGTATGCGATTCAgatgtattttgatttattatattcctaatttgataatatgtcatttatatatgtaagaAAAATGCGATATAGGAAAACCTTCTATTTCCAATTATTCAGAGAGAAATTAATGTAGTCGAAgcattagtaattaataattaatgatcctatgtatatatatatatatattatttaaacattaaaatatgtgtacgtTTCgcaatataatgaataataaaataattaacgacCGTTAAATAGTCTTAAGCTAATGCCTTAACTCAGTGAGTTTGTACAAGCAATAGTTTAACTACAAAGTATATAACCACCTAATCACTAGATTATTAATAGATGTATTTTGTAGAGTACCTAGATTAGaggtataacttaataaaaaagttttcaattatttataatgtatatcctACTATCCTAGTAAGTCATCCAACTTCCACTCTTAATGCATATTTCATTTGCATCAAAAGTATTCTTACACGAATACTTTCAAAAATCTGATAACACAGTGTTCAGCATCATTTTTACTATcacactaaattaattttctataaacataattatataaacacattataatgtacagaAACATTAGTTATTAAGCATTAAACACTTTACAGAGAATTGATAATCATCAGTCCCTAATTTAATACTTGTGTTAGGTTAACAAGAATTTACATaggaatacattttgaaaaaaaataaaatgctaattattttgtgttacgtaatattattatatagatacaggAACAGgataagtacttatttaaatgtatatgcagtattatattatatatttatttacaaccaacattattatataattaacaagaAATAGGTATTTGATGAGGTACAatgttatacaaacattttaaacctttttaaatattttcaaataattacaaattaacacaatataatctCATAAGTAAAACGTGTATAATGATTTCTTTTATGGAAtattacatcaataatatttttaatttttacacatttataaatagtacccCCTTTCCACCATAAACGAATTCTGCGTTGATACATTATTAGAACATaactgaaaacaatatttttgttacctaCCTTTTACGTTATTAGAATACAATGGTTTTACGGTACCATCATCAGCATTCAGCATGaccatataatacatataccgtataaacctatataatttaaataatctaatgaCGCAacgtatcaaatatattttttaagataccGTTAAATTCTTAACGCATaactgtttaaaaacaaatattttaatacaacgaaatgaaaaaaagatcaataaatggtaaaataagatttttatatggcgaaaatatatttatttttacaatttaaatgtaacatcataaagaataattatatattgtagtattgtactattataggtacgcagtattatatatttcacaataaattatgtacctaataccagtaataccttatacctatctaatatctatataagtatataaatacctatatcatttACGATAAACGGAATTCTGTTCCATTCTACTTGGCATAGCTATAATCATGACAAAATAGATTCTATTTTGTCATGACTGTAACCTGCTGCACGGTCGTATTCAAGGTGGATATGTAAAGGCAAGAGACTAGAGGTGTAAACACTtcgataataaattgattgaaaaatgtacACCACTTGTGATTTCCACCGGGAGCGCTGCCTACCCGATGAAGGCTCAAAATGTTCATATTcctatatgaaaatatgatgCACGATGCTTGCAAAGCGCCatacaaatttgatttatgaattaaatttaaataatgagtaaCTTAGAtggattttaattaacataaatctatcttcaataatacaattattgttataattacctGCATTTTTTGAGGGAAATAGTGTTTTGTGGAGCAGATATAGACATGCTGCCTActtgtgttataattaaaaattactatttattgtaaccattttcgtattaaatataaattaaagtaatggctaatttattatttccttgATTTGCTACCTATCCTTAGTCTCTTTGTCatgatatgtttatttttgtaaaaatatattgtacttatataataactaaaaataaatagaataataaattctatgaatggcataatattgaaaatactaagtattactaaactatatattttaaacactaagtattactatatatatatttaaaatattattactcaatagaaatatctattaaattgaTGTGTGTAATAACAGTATTCACATCTTTTTATACAAGTGTACTCTTACTGAAGTTAttcatttaagtaaaatataaattatatcatgatattatgtattattatataggtatatattttattatgaattatattatggcaCGAAGTTCATAGCCTTTGTAAatcctaaataatatactaaaacttGTCACTAGTAGCACTAGCCACTAGGTGGTAAATAGTAAACACCAAACAGTAAATGGTAATTGTATAACAAGTatgttatacacattattcatatgaaatatttttattattattctttttgactattcaaacgttttttttttttataaccttCCAAGTTATACAATGGAACAAAAAAGGAAAAACACTTTTGCTtcttattttgtcaaaaaaaaaaaattcatgttataaaattattattgatgatcATACCAAGGTGAGAATGACTAAATTAtactcaataatttttttctaatagctTTAATgtgattattacttattagattaataattattaattaaattcaataattaggATAGGTTAAATGAGTTAAGTATGTTGGCGGCCCATAAAGACATAAAGTTAATCTTGAAGatgtattagataatatttctaaaagacCAAGGAAATTTCATATTGGATctagttttgtaaaattattcaagcTACCtaaataccatataatacttaaatttcatattgtataatatttataaaatatataattttatattaaattgtattttttaatcaactatagttaaaattttttttgttctggTGGAGTGGGGTATAGGTTACTGTATGAGGTGTACAGATTTTGCTAAAACTTATAATCCCCCCCAAACCAAATTCCTAATTACGTCACTGCAGCTACCAGCACACCATTTCCACCGACGACGCATTGTGGTTTGCCTAATTCAC from Aphis gossypii isolate Hap1 chromosome 1, ASM2018417v2, whole genome shotgun sequence includes these protein-coding regions:
- the LOC114124281 gene encoding dnaJ homolog subfamily C member 22, which gives rise to MFGLPGIMSKGVSGVGGNNRSHGTSKTNNSNNKSKTLTYLLWLIGGVCGLHHFYLGRDLQGVLWWCTFGGYFGFGWLRDLFYIGEYVADANKDEKYMKKVDYMVRVHEKPPFSTVRFTGMVVVAYLFSTVVSLAIPEDNVGGLSWQWLHIFTPLAAALGVWAVGNIGHETGSLKWPLICAYLVPMVGNPLKSFIFDKWGYDIDESTSFAIMILSAAWSFDHLEKRWRPKNQKTPGTLKRIIVISMCCLLYMALWSSYLYFNAKVTDEEGDEVPFHEALGHFFSSPWWLDVKQSFIDVWQFAQEHGWMETWRQIVTLSDPSGEQNAFKVLELRSGATQTEIKNQCRTLAVKYHPDKAKDDITKKDVQNRFFEVQQACELLSNSRAKRRRRNKQFNEEL